One region of Sebaldella sp. S0638 genomic DNA includes:
- a CDS encoding aldose epimerase family protein has protein sequence MELRIFELKSPKLRIEILNFGGIIRKIETPDKNGIFENVVLGYENVEEYYKNPDYLGSLIGRTSGRIQNGEFVLNNEKYTLAKNDGSNNLHGGNKGFNKVFWEVLSYTENSILLSYTSRDGEEGYLGTVEAEVEYRIENEDELVVEYKAVSDKDTLLDLTQHSYFNLSGNYKRTSLEHDLKIPASSFVEIDESGMITDVVNSVKGTAFDFNIMKNIGQNIDPQDKQIQNASGAYDHAFILDNSQNIELYDKISGRKMTVNTDAPAVIFYNSTKMGESMELTDGISSRRFLGACLETQHVPNAVNFSGFEVPVLKKGDTYKSKTVFKFSIQVG, from the coding sequence ATGGAATTAAGAATTTTTGAACTGAAAAGTCCGAAATTAAGAATAGAAATATTAAATTTCGGAGGAATAATCAGAAAAATCGAAACTCCGGATAAAAACGGGATTTTTGAAAATGTAGTTCTGGGATATGAAAATGTAGAAGAATACTATAAAAACCCCGACTATCTCGGTTCTTTAATCGGACGTACATCTGGAAGAATACAGAACGGGGAGTTTGTACTTAATAATGAAAAATACACTCTGGCTAAAAATGACGGCAGCAATAATCTCCATGGGGGAAACAAAGGTTTTAACAAAGTTTTCTGGGAAGTTCTCAGCTATACCGAAAACAGTATCCTTCTTTCTTATACAAGCCGGGACGGAGAAGAAGGATATCTCGGTACTGTGGAAGCCGAAGTGGAATACCGCATTGAGAACGAAGATGAACTCGTGGTGGAATATAAAGCAGTTTCTGATAAAGACACACTGCTTGATCTTACACAGCATTCATATTTCAACCTCAGCGGAAATTACAAAAGAACTTCACTTGAACATGATTTGAAAATTCCTGCATCATCTTTTGTAGAAATCGATGAAAGCGGAATGATTACAGATGTAGTAAATTCTGTAAAAGGCACTGCTTTTGATTTTAATATAATGAAAAATATCGGTCAAAATATAGATCCTCAGGACAAACAGATTCAAAATGCCTCAGGAGCCTATGACCACGCTTTTATATTAGATAACTCCCAAAATATAGAATTATATGATAAAATAAGTGGTAGAAAAATGACTGTAAACACTGATGCACCAGCTGTAATATTTTACAACTCCACTAAAATGGGAGAAAGTATGGAACTTACCGATGGTATCAGCTCACGGAGATTTCTCGGAGCCTGCCTTGAAACACAGCATGTTCCCAACGCAGTAAATTTCAGCGGCTTTGAAGTACCTGTGTTGAAAAAAGGCGACACATATAAGAGTAAAACTGTTTTCAAATTCAGTATTCAGGTCGGCTAA